TTTATATTTGGTTAATAGGTTAGGTGGAGGAGATGGTGAAGGAAAGAAGCAAGAATCTGGTTCTTTACCAAGTGGGGTTCAAGGGTTAGGGATGGGTTTACCTGACTTGAAGAgcaagaaaaagggaaagcaaAAGGTTTTAAAGGAATCCCATGTCACTGAGGCTCTTGATAAACTCAGAGAACAAACCAGAGAGACTGTAAAGGGACTGGAATCAATGTCGAAACCTGGTGCCGATGATTTTGGTAAGGATGCAATGATGGAGGATTGGGTCAAGCAGTTTGAGGAGCTTGCTGGATCTCAGGTATATTTGCTTAACTGTTGTTTTCTTGTTCCTTTTGAGGCTTTGTTTATctatcttatatatattttttggtattgTAGTTTTTATTGTAGAATGCCTAGTAGATATTGTATGGCTCGGTTTGGCTTTGCTGTAGTTGTAATTTTGGGCTCATTAGCTTTAAAATTTGTGAGCGAATCGTGTCCTTCTTCATCCTTAATCCTTATTCCTTAAGTTGGAGTCTCACTATTCCTTAAGTTAATCGTCAGCTCTGGATACTGTTCACCTGTTGCTAGTTGGTTATTAAGACAGTTTCATTTTGTTGGAGAGGGAGGAACTAAGTTAGATGTTAGCATACTCCTCTCTCAGGAACACTTCTAATTTACACGATAATCAGTACAAGATTGGCTTGCCTTGTGCCACTTTTCTTTTGCTTGTCTACTTTCTTCTTTGCATATAAGAAATGTACATTATATGACTTACATCATATAGGAGTACGGTTATGTCCTTTATATCTGCTCAAAGTACCTCCAATTCATGGGACTTTGAAGTAAACCTCCTCCAGCCCCCTCTCAACCCACTTCCTGTCTGGCTAATAGCATTTCATGAAAGAAAAGGGCAACTTTTGTTGATACATACTGCATGAGAATGAGATTCAATCTAAGGCTTTGGCTGTATgaacaattttccattttttgcaACATAGGAGGCAGTGGGAAAAGCCCTAAGAGAAAGGTCCGCCTTAAGGAGGAGGTACTTGTGTTTTAGCACTCATCACTCTTAGAATTTCACATGGCTGGCAAGCCTGGTGTGTTATATGCTCGAAGTATATAGTTTTCATTGGTTAACATGTCCTAGTTGTCTTGCATCTGAAACTTCCAAATTGTTGAGTTATATAGCCTATTGAGTCATCGAGTAATAGGGTTATAAGTTACTGATTGTTGTTTCCATATACCTCTTAATACATGCATATGGACATATATTGCTTTAAACAATCAAGGGAATACTTTCATTATtacacatattttatcatcTAATATGTTGATTTTAGTTCCAGCATGTCTTATCACTTTGTTTAGGATGTAGGTTTCATTAGCAGCATATGCTAAGGAATGATAATTGTTCTTTTGGTTTGACCAGGACATGGAATCGATTGTGGAGACTATGATGCAACAACTTTTATCTAAGGAGATTCTTCATGAACCTATGAAGGAAATTGGAGAAAGATACCCGCAATGGTTAGAAGAGCACAAAGCTAATTTGAGTGAAGAAGAATATGAACGTTACTCCCGCCAATATGAGCTGATAAAGGAGCTTAATGGAGTTTATGAAAATGATCCTAATAACTTTACCAGGATTGTTGACCTGATGCAAAAAATGCAAGAGTGCGGTCAGCCACCAAATGATATTGTGCAAGAGCTTGCTCCTGAATTTGATTTATCCAATCTTGGCCAGCTGTAAATGCTCTTATCATGTGCAATATTCTGGTTTTTGCTGAGCAGGCAGCCTGCCTGtcttttatttatgaaaattattgcCTCTTTCCCTTGAGTGTTAATATCTGGTGAAAGGCCATTTGGCAAGATAAAATGATGTAGGGAAGTGGTTTCCTAAGGATTACCATAGAGTAACTCAACTAATGAATCAATTGTGTTGATATGCTGAATATTGGGATGAAGGTAATGGCTCTTAGTGCCTTACCAAATTCCATATGTTTCTGGGGTAGGATGGCCTGAAGTAGTTTTTTGCTGTTGTCGACTTGACGTCTGGAGCATTTTTCTTGTATATTCTTAGCTAACAAACACTTTTTACTCTTGCAGATCCCCAGAGATGCTCAATTCACAGCAGAAC
The Gossypium raimondii isolate GPD5lz chromosome 8, ASM2569854v1, whole genome shotgun sequence DNA segment above includes these coding regions:
- the LOC105792074 gene encoding peroxisome biogenesis protein 19-2; the encoded protein is MADHSDDLDQLLDSALDDFQNLNLTRPPQKLGGGDGEGKKQESGSLPSGVQGLGMGLPDLKSKKKGKQKVLKESHVTEALDKLREQTRETVKGLESMSKPGADDFGKDAMMEDWVKQFEELAGSQDMESIVETMMQQLLSKEILHEPMKEIGERYPQWLEEHKANLSEEEYERYSRQYELIKELNGVYENDPNNFTRIVDLMQKMQECGQPPNDIVQELAPEFDLSNLGQLSPEMLNSQQNCCII